Proteins found in one Danaus plexippus chromosome 3 unlocalized genomic scaffold, MEX_DaPlex mxdp_25, whole genome shotgun sequence genomic segment:
- the LOC116766438 gene encoding neuroligin-4, Y-linked-like isoform X1, whose amino-acid sequence MCSVGQFHKARTKNEAMRQNGQRNSESRKRLIFTNKQACFNLYFFLLIFFLSLKTTNPNATNMNSDKRNVKGKLNIKSVQHDSPHENYDDDSNQKHTKVNSDKNPFNNIDDFSHHSDFYNHERNTFSDFADYKRYYLNPEHQIPKNSVKFKISSRIVQTKYGKLQGIILAMDEHRYLSPLEVFLGVPYATPPVGSNRFSPTRTPSPWDGVRVSDRPGPSCPQKLPDLNDERLLLEKMPKGRLDYLKRLMPYLKNQSEDCLYLNIFAPLQMDETKLALPVLVFVHGDSYSLSSGNPYDGAVLASYTDLIVVTLNFRLGVLGFLNANPAPHLKARVANYGLMDQIAALHWVQQNIALFGGDPTNITLMGHGSGAACINFLMISPTVMPGLFHRAILLSGSALSSWAIVDDPVYYSLKLAKHMNCSIPEDLAKDHEIIVDCLRDATIEELLSFDLSPPNFMTAFGPSVDGVVIKTDFAKDFLTMHSMSDFPSFGPLNNMNQNNLHIKRSDSGRRLFQNKYDLLFGVVTCEALWKFSAHDVQNGIEPEKRDRMLRTYVRNSYTYHLSEIFYTIVNEYTDWERTVENPINTRDATVSALSDAQYVAPLIQSGDLLSGGPKITPSDDDGPGRPTKTFFYVFDYQTKNGYYPQRMGAIHGEELPYIFGAPLVDGFGHFPENYTKFETALSESIMLFISNFARTGNPNDNARQEAFLPASRERNKFRGINWEEYDSTHQKYLEIGLKSRLKNHFRAHQLSVWLRLIPELHRAGMEDVASRHNLFKNHNEPDLYEGVIRPDPLARSIENDQIRRNGSVYSDTALTTVDTILATCVTIMPSGRDLQPFNTTDNTLANLEAAGYAAYSTALSVTIAIGCSLLILNVLIFAGVYYQRDKSRSRGKQTRFNEKHFETISGKHSHYHIDPNLAPSLVVDIERQNRKKMMGDPNLTNLNFKGPLDGPKSPSPTLSIDNMMLPSKLGSRNSSFRLPNVSYPQVGGYATLPKNLNQLNSSPPIQDLRQKYPLNGSADSPGREDTRIPHATLRRGKSLHPSNLPQAAIDEMRV is encoded by the exons ATGTGTTCGGTCGGACAATTTCACAAAGCTCGAACTAAAAACGAGGCAATGCGTCAAAATGGCCAGCGAAATAGTGAAAGCAGAAAACGCTTAATATTCACTAACAAACAAGCATGTTtcaatttgtatttctttttgttgatattttttttatccttaaaaacaacaaacccAAATGCAACAAATATGAATAGCGACAAAAGGAATGTTAAGGGaaagttaaacattaaaagtgTACAACACGATTCCCCTCATGAGAATTACGATGACGATTCAAAccaaaaacatacaaaagtcAATTCGGATAAAAATCCCTTCAATAATATCGACGACTTCAGTCATCATAGCGATTTTTATAACCACGAAAGAAATACTTTTAGTGACTTTGCggattataaaagatattatttaaatccagAACATCAGATACCAAAAAATAgcgttaagtttaaaataagcaGTAGAATAGTGCAGACTAAGTATGGGAAATTACAGGGGATTATTTTGGCGATGGACGAACATAGATATCTCAGTCCGCTCGAGGTTTTTTTAGGTGTGCCTTATGCTACGCCTCCCGTTGGATCTAACAG ATTCAGTCCAACTCGGACGCCGTCACCTTGGGATGGTGTGCGCGTCTCTGATCGACCCGGGCCTTCTTGTCCCCAGAAATTACCCGATCTTAACGACGAGCGGCTTCTGTTAGAAAAAATGCCTAAAGGCAGactagattatttaaaaagactgATGCCTTATCTTAAGAATCAAAGCGAAGATTGTctctatttaaacatttttgcaCCATTACAGA tggaTGAAACCAAATTAGCACTGCCGGTTTTAGTTTTTGTACACGGTGATAGTTATTCACTAAGCTCTGGCAATCCATACGACGGAGCTGTGCTTGCTAGCTACACTGATCTCATTGTGGTCACACTCAACTTTAGACTCGGAGTTTTAG GTTTTCTTAACGCAAATCCTGCTCCACACTTAAAGGCTAGGGTTGCAAATTATGGATTAATGGATCAAATAGCCGCATTACATTGGgtacaacaaaatattgccTTATTTGGAGGAGATCCAACCAACATCACACTGATGGGTCACGGTTCGGGCGCAGCttgtataaatttcttaatgaTATCACCAACCGTAATGCCAG gtCTTTTTCATAGAGCCATACTGTTGTCAGGATCAGCTTTAAGTTCTTGGGCAATAGTAGACGATCCCGtttattattctttgaaaCTTGCAAAACATATGAATTGTTCTATCCCAGAAGACCTTGCAAAAGACCATGAAATCATTGTAGACTGCTTACGAGATGCAACTATAGAAGAGCTGTTATCATTTGACTTATCCCctcctaattttatgactgcTTTTGGACCTTCCGTAGACGgcgttgtaataaaaactgaTTTTGCTAAAGACTTTTTGACGATGCACTCAATGTCTGATTTTCCTAGTTTTGGCcccttaaataatatgaatcaGAATAACTTGCACATAAAAAGGAGCGACAGCGGTAGACgtctatttcaaaataaatacgatttGCTTTTCGGCGTCGTTACATGTGAAGCGCTTTGGAAATTCTCAGCTCACGATGTTCAAAATGGGATTGAACCAGAAAAACGAGATCGTATGTTAAg GACCTACGTAAGGAATTCCTATACGTATCATCTGAGTGAAATATTCTATACAATTGTCAATGAATATACGGACTGGGAAAGAACGGTAGag AATCCTATAAACACAAGAGACGCAACTGTGTCCGCATTATCTGACGCCCAATATGTagctcctttaatacaaagtgGAGATTTGCTAAGTGGTGGTCCAAAAATAACACCATCCGATGACGATGGGCCTGGGAGACCCAcaaaaactttcttttatgTATTCGACTATCAGACTAAAAATGGATATTATCCACAG agaATGGGAGCAATTCACGGGGAAGAATTGCCATATATTTTTGGGGCACCGCTTGTTGATGGTTTTGGACATTTTCCTGAAAACTACACAAAATTTGAAACTGCGTTATCGGAGTCAATaatgctttttatttcaaattttgcAAGAACTgg TAATCCCAATGACAACGCCCGACAAGAAGCTTTCCTCCCGGCTTCGAGGGAAAGAAACAAGTTCCGTGGCATAAATTGGGAGGAGTACGATTCGACACACCAAAAGTATCTCGAAATAG gtttGAAATCAAGATTAAAAAATCACTTTCGAGCACATCAACTTTCAGTTTGGCTTAGACTAATCCCAGAGTTACATCGAGCTGGTATGGAGGATGTTGCTTCTCGCcacaatttgtttaaaaatcataatgagCCGGATCTTTATGAAGGTGTAATAAGACCAGATCCTTTAGCACGAAGTATTGAGAATGATCAGATACGGCGCAATGGTTCTGTATATTCGGATACAGCTTTAACTACAGTTGACACTATATTAGCAACTTGCGTCACAATTATGCCAAGTGGAAGAGATCTCCAGCCTTTTAATACTACCGATAATACTTTAGCAAATTTAGAAGCTGCAGGTTATGCTGCATATTCAACTGCTCTAAGCGTCACAATAGCCATCGGTTGTTCACTTCTcattttaaacgttttaatatttgccGGAGTGTATTACCAAAGGGATAAGTCTCGGTCTCGCGGGAAACAGACGCGATTCAATGAAAAACACTTTGAAACAATTTCGGGGAAACACTCCCATTATCATATTGACCCTAACCTCGCCCCGAGCTTAGTTGTGGACATCGAGCGGcaaaatagaaagaaaatgATGGGTGATCCAAATTTAACGAATCTGAACTTTAAGGGCCCGCTTGATGGTCCAAAATCGCCTAGTCCAACATTGAGCATTGATAACATGATGTTGCCAAGTAAATTGGGCAGCCGAAACAGTAGTTTTAGGCTGCCAAATGTTAGCTATCCTCAAGTTGGCGGATACGCAACACtgccaaaaaatttaaaccaacTTAACAGTTCACCACCAATACAAGATTTGAGACAAAAATATCCTCTAAATGGTTCCGCCGATTCCCCAGGAAGAGAAGATACTCGAATACCACACGCAACTTTAAGACGTGGAAAATCATTACATCCTTCAAATCTCCCACAGGCGGCGATAGATGAAATGAGAGTTTGA
- the LOC116766438 gene encoding neuroligin-4, Y-linked-like isoform X2, whose protein sequence is MCSVGQFHKARTKNEAMRQNGQRNSESRKRLIFTNKQACFNLYFFLLIFFLSLKTTNPNATNMNSDKRNVKGKLNIKSVQHDSPHENYDDDSNQKHTKVNSDKNPFNNIDDFSHHSDFYNHERNTFSDFADYKRYYLNPEHQIPKNSVKFKISSRIVQTKYGKLQGIILAMDEHRYLSPLEVFLGVPYATPPVGSNRFSPTRTPSPWDGVRVSDRPGPSCPQKLPDLNDERLLLEKMPKGRLDYLKRLMPYLKNQSEDCLYLNIFAPLQMDETKLALPVLVFVHGDSYSLSSGNPYDGAVLASYTDLIVVTLNFRLGVLGFLNANPAPHLKARVANYGLMDQIAALHWVQQNIALFGGDPTNITLMGHGSGAACINFLMISPTVMPGLFHRAILLSGSALSSWAIVDDPVYYSLKLAKHMNCSIPEDLAKDHEIIVDCLRDATIEELLSFDLSPPNFMTAFGPSVDGVVIKTDFAKDFLTMHSMSDFPSFGPLNNMNQNNLHIKRSDSGRRLFQNKYDLLFGVVTCEALWKFSAHDVQNGIEPEKRDRMLRTYVRNSYTYHLSEIFYTIVNEYTDWERTNPINTRDATVSALSDAQYVAPLIQSGDLLSGGPKITPSDDDGPGRPTKTFFYVFDYQTKNGYYPQRMGAIHGEELPYIFGAPLVDGFGHFPENYTKFETALSESIMLFISNFARTGNPNDNARQEAFLPASRERNKFRGINWEEYDSTHQKYLEIGLKSRLKNHFRAHQLSVWLRLIPELHRAGMEDVASRHNLFKNHNEPDLYEGVIRPDPLARSIENDQIRRNGSVYSDTALTTVDTILATCVTIMPSGRDLQPFNTTDNTLANLEAAGYAAYSTALSVTIAIGCSLLILNVLIFAGVYYQRDKSRSRGKQTRFNEKHFETISGKHSHYHIDPNLAPSLVVDIERQNRKKMMGDPNLTNLNFKGPLDGPKSPSPTLSIDNMMLPSKLGSRNSSFRLPNVSYPQVGGYATLPKNLNQLNSSPPIQDLRQKYPLNGSADSPGREDTRIPHATLRRGKSLHPSNLPQAAIDEMRV, encoded by the exons ATGTGTTCGGTCGGACAATTTCACAAAGCTCGAACTAAAAACGAGGCAATGCGTCAAAATGGCCAGCGAAATAGTGAAAGCAGAAAACGCTTAATATTCACTAACAAACAAGCATGTTtcaatttgtatttctttttgttgatattttttttatccttaaaaacaacaaacccAAATGCAACAAATATGAATAGCGACAAAAGGAATGTTAAGGGaaagttaaacattaaaagtgTACAACACGATTCCCCTCATGAGAATTACGATGACGATTCAAAccaaaaacatacaaaagtcAATTCGGATAAAAATCCCTTCAATAATATCGACGACTTCAGTCATCATAGCGATTTTTATAACCACGAAAGAAATACTTTTAGTGACTTTGCggattataaaagatattatttaaatccagAACATCAGATACCAAAAAATAgcgttaagtttaaaataagcaGTAGAATAGTGCAGACTAAGTATGGGAAATTACAGGGGATTATTTTGGCGATGGACGAACATAGATATCTCAGTCCGCTCGAGGTTTTTTTAGGTGTGCCTTATGCTACGCCTCCCGTTGGATCTAACAG ATTCAGTCCAACTCGGACGCCGTCACCTTGGGATGGTGTGCGCGTCTCTGATCGACCCGGGCCTTCTTGTCCCCAGAAATTACCCGATCTTAACGACGAGCGGCTTCTGTTAGAAAAAATGCCTAAAGGCAGactagattatttaaaaagactgATGCCTTATCTTAAGAATCAAAGCGAAGATTGTctctatttaaacatttttgcaCCATTACAGA tggaTGAAACCAAATTAGCACTGCCGGTTTTAGTTTTTGTACACGGTGATAGTTATTCACTAAGCTCTGGCAATCCATACGACGGAGCTGTGCTTGCTAGCTACACTGATCTCATTGTGGTCACACTCAACTTTAGACTCGGAGTTTTAG GTTTTCTTAACGCAAATCCTGCTCCACACTTAAAGGCTAGGGTTGCAAATTATGGATTAATGGATCAAATAGCCGCATTACATTGGgtacaacaaaatattgccTTATTTGGAGGAGATCCAACCAACATCACACTGATGGGTCACGGTTCGGGCGCAGCttgtataaatttcttaatgaTATCACCAACCGTAATGCCAG gtCTTTTTCATAGAGCCATACTGTTGTCAGGATCAGCTTTAAGTTCTTGGGCAATAGTAGACGATCCCGtttattattctttgaaaCTTGCAAAACATATGAATTGTTCTATCCCAGAAGACCTTGCAAAAGACCATGAAATCATTGTAGACTGCTTACGAGATGCAACTATAGAAGAGCTGTTATCATTTGACTTATCCCctcctaattttatgactgcTTTTGGACCTTCCGTAGACGgcgttgtaataaaaactgaTTTTGCTAAAGACTTTTTGACGATGCACTCAATGTCTGATTTTCCTAGTTTTGGCcccttaaataatatgaatcaGAATAACTTGCACATAAAAAGGAGCGACAGCGGTAGACgtctatttcaaaataaatacgatttGCTTTTCGGCGTCGTTACATGTGAAGCGCTTTGGAAATTCTCAGCTCACGATGTTCAAAATGGGATTGAACCAGAAAAACGAGATCGTATGTTAAg GACCTACGTAAGGAATTCCTATACGTATCATCTGAGTGAAATATTCTATACAATTGTCAATGAATATACGGACTGGGAAAGAACG AATCCTATAAACACAAGAGACGCAACTGTGTCCGCATTATCTGACGCCCAATATGTagctcctttaatacaaagtgGAGATTTGCTAAGTGGTGGTCCAAAAATAACACCATCCGATGACGATGGGCCTGGGAGACCCAcaaaaactttcttttatgTATTCGACTATCAGACTAAAAATGGATATTATCCACAG agaATGGGAGCAATTCACGGGGAAGAATTGCCATATATTTTTGGGGCACCGCTTGTTGATGGTTTTGGACATTTTCCTGAAAACTACACAAAATTTGAAACTGCGTTATCGGAGTCAATaatgctttttatttcaaattttgcAAGAACTgg TAATCCCAATGACAACGCCCGACAAGAAGCTTTCCTCCCGGCTTCGAGGGAAAGAAACAAGTTCCGTGGCATAAATTGGGAGGAGTACGATTCGACACACCAAAAGTATCTCGAAATAG gtttGAAATCAAGATTAAAAAATCACTTTCGAGCACATCAACTTTCAGTTTGGCTTAGACTAATCCCAGAGTTACATCGAGCTGGTATGGAGGATGTTGCTTCTCGCcacaatttgtttaaaaatcataatgagCCGGATCTTTATGAAGGTGTAATAAGACCAGATCCTTTAGCACGAAGTATTGAGAATGATCAGATACGGCGCAATGGTTCTGTATATTCGGATACAGCTTTAACTACAGTTGACACTATATTAGCAACTTGCGTCACAATTATGCCAAGTGGAAGAGATCTCCAGCCTTTTAATACTACCGATAATACTTTAGCAAATTTAGAAGCTGCAGGTTATGCTGCATATTCAACTGCTCTAAGCGTCACAATAGCCATCGGTTGTTCACTTCTcattttaaacgttttaatatttgccGGAGTGTATTACCAAAGGGATAAGTCTCGGTCTCGCGGGAAACAGACGCGATTCAATGAAAAACACTTTGAAACAATTTCGGGGAAACACTCCCATTATCATATTGACCCTAACCTCGCCCCGAGCTTAGTTGTGGACATCGAGCGGcaaaatagaaagaaaatgATGGGTGATCCAAATTTAACGAATCTGAACTTTAAGGGCCCGCTTGATGGTCCAAAATCGCCTAGTCCAACATTGAGCATTGATAACATGATGTTGCCAAGTAAATTGGGCAGCCGAAACAGTAGTTTTAGGCTGCCAAATGTTAGCTATCCTCAAGTTGGCGGATACGCAACACtgccaaaaaatttaaaccaacTTAACAGTTCACCACCAATACAAGATTTGAGACAAAAATATCCTCTAAATGGTTCCGCCGATTCCCCAGGAAGAGAAGATACTCGAATACCACACGCAACTTTAAGACGTGGAAAATCATTACATCCTTCAAATCTCCCACAGGCGGCGATAGATGAAATGAGAGTTTGA